One genomic segment of Acinetobacter sp. C26M includes these proteins:
- the metH gene encoding methionine synthase, whose translation MSTLTTLQSLLTQRILIIDGAMGTMIQRHKLEEEDYRGERFADWASDLKGNNDLLVLTQPQIIQGIHEAYLDAGADIIETNSFNGTRVSMSDYHMEDLVPEINREAARLAKAACEKYSTPEKPRFVAGVLGPTSRTCSISPNVNDPAFRNITFDELKENYIEAAHALIEGGADILLIETVFDTLNCKAAIFAVKEVFKQIGHELPLMISGTITDASGRTLTGQTAEAFWNSVRHGDLLSIGFNCALGADAMRPHVKTIADVADTFVSAHPNAGLPNAFGEYDETPEQTAAFIKEFAESGLINITGGCCGTTPDHIRAIYNAVKDIQPRQIPETKPACRLSGLEPFNIYDDSLFVNVGERTNVTGSKKFLRLIREEKFAEALEVAQQQVEAGAQIIDINMDEGMLDSQNAMVHFLNLVASEPDISRVPIMIDSSKWEIIEAGLKCVQGKPVVNSISLKEGYDEFVEKARLCRQYGAAIIVMAFDETGQADTAARKREICKRSYDVLVNEVGFPAEDIIFDPNVFAVATGIEEHNNYGVDFIEATGWIKQNLPHAMISGGVSNVSFSFRGNEPVREAIHSVFLYHAIKQGMTMGIVNAGQMAIYDDIPKELKDAVEDVVLNQNQGESGQNATEKLLEVAEKFRGHSGAQREAENLEWRNESVEKRLEYALVKGITTYIDEDTEEARLKANRPLDVIEGALMDGMNVVGDLFGSGKMFLPQVVKSARVMKQAVAWLNPYIEAEKGNAQSKGRVLMATVKGDVHDIGKNIVGVVLGCNGYDIVDLGVMVPAEKILQTAIDEKCDIIGLSGLITPSLDEMVFVAKEMQRKGFNIPLLIGGATTSKAHTAVKIDPQYQNDAVIYVADASRAVGVATTLLSKEMRGNFIAEHRAEYAKIRERLANKQPKAAKLSYAESIENGFKVDENYVPPIPNSLGTQVITNYPLATLVEYFDWTPFFISWSLAGKFPKILTDEVVGEAATDLYNQAQAMLKDIIENNRFDARAVFGLYPAQRTGADTVSVFDEAGQKVTHTFEHIRQQSDKVTGKPNLSLADFISTSKDNTDYLGGFTVSIFGAEELANEYKAKGDDYSAILVQSLADRFAEAFAEHLHERIRKEFWGYKADETLGNEELIKEKYVGIRPAPGYPACPEHSEKAVLFDWLGSEAKIGTKLTEHFAMMPPSSVSGFYYSHPDSEYFNVGKISQDQLEDYAKRKGWTLDEAKRWLAPNLDDSIA comes from the coding sequence ATGTCCACGCTTACCACCCTACAATCACTTCTTACCCAACGCATCCTGATTATTGATGGTGCAATGGGAACCATGATTCAACGCCATAAATTAGAAGAAGAAGATTACCGTGGTGAACGTTTTGCAGACTGGGCATCAGACCTAAAAGGTAATAACGACTTATTGGTTTTAACCCAACCGCAGATTATTCAGGGCATCCATGAAGCCTACTTAGATGCAGGTGCAGACATTATTGAAACCAACAGCTTTAACGGCACCCGTGTTTCAATGTCTGACTACCACATGGAAGACCTTGTTCCAGAGATCAACCGCGAAGCAGCACGCTTAGCCAAAGCAGCATGTGAAAAATACTCAACTCCAGAGAAACCACGTTTTGTGGCAGGTGTCCTTGGCCCAACCTCACGTACTTGTTCGATTTCCCCGAATGTGAACGACCCTGCATTCCGTAATATTACTTTTGATGAACTCAAAGAAAATTATATTGAAGCTGCCCATGCCTTGATTGAAGGTGGTGCAGACATTCTCTTGATCGAAACTGTGTTTGATACTTTGAACTGTAAAGCCGCGATCTTCGCAGTCAAAGAAGTATTCAAGCAAATTGGTCATGAACTACCGTTGATGATTTCAGGCACCATTACCGATGCATCAGGTCGTACCTTAACAGGTCAAACTGCAGAAGCGTTTTGGAACTCAGTACGTCACGGTGATTTACTCTCAATCGGTTTTAACTGTGCCTTGGGTGCAGACGCGATGCGCCCACACGTAAAAACCATTGCTGATGTTGCTGATACTTTTGTCTCTGCCCATCCAAACGCAGGTTTACCGAATGCCTTTGGTGAATATGATGAAACACCTGAACAAACAGCTGCATTCATCAAAGAATTTGCTGAAAGTGGTTTAATTAATATCACAGGCGGTTGCTGTGGTACCACACCAGATCATATTCGCGCCATCTATAATGCAGTCAAAGACATTCAGCCACGTCAAATTCCAGAAACCAAACCAGCCTGCCGTTTAAGTGGTTTAGAGCCATTTAACATTTATGATGATTCACTGTTCGTCAATGTCGGTGAACGTACCAACGTGACGGGTTCAAAAAAATTCCTGCGTCTCATCCGTGAAGAAAAGTTTGCCGAAGCTTTAGAAGTAGCTCAGCAACAAGTTGAAGCTGGCGCACAGATCATCGACATCAATATGGATGAAGGGATGCTGGATTCGCAAAATGCGATGGTGCATTTCCTCAATCTAGTTGCATCTGAGCCAGATATCTCTCGTGTACCAATCATGATTGACTCATCAAAATGGGAAATCATTGAAGCAGGTTTAAAATGTGTCCAAGGTAAACCTGTTGTTAACTCAATTTCATTGAAAGAAGGTTATGACGAGTTTGTCGAAAAAGCTCGCCTATGCCGTCAGTACGGTGCTGCGATCATTGTGATGGCCTTTGATGAAACAGGTCAGGCCGATACCGCTGCACGTAAGCGTGAAATTTGTAAACGTTCTTATGATGTTCTCGTCAATGAAGTGGGCTTTCCTGCTGAAGATATCATTTTTGACCCGAACGTGTTTGCCGTGGCGACAGGGATCGAAGAACACAACAACTATGGCGTCGATTTTATTGAAGCCACAGGTTGGATCAAACAGAACTTGCCACATGCCATGATCTCAGGCGGTGTCTCTAACGTTTCGTTCTCCTTCCGTGGTAATGAGCCTGTGCGTGAAGCGATTCACTCAGTATTCCTTTACCATGCCATTAAACAAGGCATGACCATGGGGATCGTGAACGCTGGTCAAATGGCGATTTACGATGATATTCCAAAAGAACTAAAAGATGCGGTTGAAGATGTTGTTCTGAACCAAAACCAAGGTGAATCAGGTCAAAACGCTACAGAAAAACTGCTTGAAGTCGCAGAAAAATTCCGTGGTCATAGTGGCGCACAGCGTGAAGCTGAAAACCTTGAATGGCGCAATGAGTCGGTAGAAAAACGTCTTGAATATGCCTTAGTTAAAGGTATCACTACCTATATTGATGAAGATACTGAAGAAGCCCGCTTAAAAGCCAACCGTCCTCTTGATGTGATTGAAGGCGCATTGATGGATGGTATGAACGTGGTCGGTGATTTATTCGGTTCGGGTAAAATGTTCCTGCCACAAGTGGTGAAATCTGCGCGTGTAATGAAACAAGCTGTTGCATGGCTGAACCCTTACATCGAAGCTGAAAAAGGCAATGCACAATCCAAAGGTCGTGTTTTGATGGCAACCGTAAAAGGTGACGTACATGATATTGGTAAAAATATCGTAGGCGTGGTCTTGGGCTGTAATGGTTATGACATTGTTGATCTTGGGGTAATGGTACCTGCGGAAAAAATCCTGCAAACTGCGATTGATGAGAAATGTGACATCATCGGTTTGTCTGGTTTGATCACTCCGTCTTTGGATGAAATGGTGTTTGTTGCCAAAGAAATGCAGCGCAAAGGCTTTAACATTCCACTGTTAATTGGTGGTGCAACCACATCGAAAGCCCATACTGCCGTGAAGATTGATCCTCAGTATCAAAATGATGCCGTGATTTATGTGGCCGATGCCTCTCGTGCGGTCGGTGTAGCAACTACCCTACTCTCGAAAGAAATGCGTGGTAATTTTATTGCCGAGCATCGTGCTGAATATGCCAAGATTCGTGAACGTTTAGCCAACAAGCAACCGAAAGCAGCCAAACTCAGCTATGCCGAATCGATTGAAAATGGTTTTAAGGTGGATGAAAACTATGTGCCACCAATTCCAAATAGTTTAGGTACGCAAGTCATTACCAATTATCCATTGGCGACCTTGGTTGAATACTTTGACTGGACGCCATTCTTTATCTCTTGGAGCTTGGCGGGTAAATTCCCAAAAATCCTGACAGATGAAGTGGTCGGTGAAGCGGCTACTGATTTGTATAACCAAGCACAAGCGATGTTGAAAGATATTATCGAGAATAATCGTTTCGATGCGCGTGCTGTATTTGGTTTATACCCTGCACAACGTACAGGCGCAGATACCGTCAGCGTGTTTGACGAAGCGGGTCAAAAGGTTACGCATACCTTTGAGCATATTCGTCAGCAATCTGACAAAGTCACAGGCAAACCAAATTTATCTTTAGCAGACTTTATTAGTACTTCTAAAGACAATACCGATTATCTTGGTGGTTTCACTGTATCGATCTTTGGTGCTGAAGAATTGGCAAATGAATATAAAGCCAAAGGTGATGATTATTCAGCGATCTTGGTTCAGTCTTTGGCCGATCGTTTTGCTGAAGCTTTTGCCGAGCACTTGCATGAGCGTATCCGTAAAGAGTTCTGGGGCTATAAGGCTGATGAGACTTTGGGCAATGAAGAATTGATCAAAGAGAAGTATGTCGGTATTCGTCCTGCACCAGGTTATCCTGCTTGCCCAGAGCATTCTGAAAAAGCAGTGTTATTTGACTGGTTAGGTTCGGAAGCGAAAATCGGTACAAAGTTGACTGAACACTTTGCGATGATGCCGCCTTCGTCTGTCAGTGGTTTCTATTATTCGCACCCTGACAGTGAATACTTTAACGTAGGCAAGATTTCTCAAGATCAGCTTGAGGATTATGCAAAACGTAAAGGCTGGACACTGGATGAAGCGAAGCGCTGGTTAGCACCGAATTTAGATGATTCGATTGCGTAA
- a CDS encoding inorganic phosphate transporter → MNSNLPPVSDSPLASSQAKSTNVHVPTPKFFMPVFLTIIVATLIYIGFQLSADLAHVPPLSLYSVILLSTALFIALGFEFVNGFHDTANAVATVIYTNALPAPAAVMWAGFCNFLGVMVASGAVAYGIIALLPVEMIMNVGSGAGFAMVFALLIAAILWNLGTWFLGIPASSSHTLIGSILGVGIMNHILNASAGATSSGIDMDQVIKVGKALLFSPLIGFAFAAILFLLVKKVFKRQMELFQPPEGNKPPPPLIRAILIFTCTGVSFAHGSNDGQKGMGLIMLILIGLVPLAYSLNKNLDAQHLQSFEQLSAKTATVLNVNQNELTDEKAREVLTKYIQTKEQTAEVVPALASMTEHLGTRVAGYGDLKAIPEAAVSEIRNDMYLSTTTFKRLDKAEALPEMDKDQAKVVKEYRSSLDSFLQYIPNWVKVAVALALGLGTMVGWKRIVVTVGERIGKNHMTYGQGMSAELVAMSTIAAADGLGMPVSTTHVLNSAVAGTMVANKSGLNFATVKTILSAWIFTLPATITLSGGLYWLFLQFVS, encoded by the coding sequence ATGAATTCTAATCTTCCTCCTGTTTCGGATTCACCGCTTGCCAGCTCTCAGGCAAAATCGACGAATGTACATGTACCAACACCGAAATTCTTTATGCCGGTGTTTTTGACAATTATTGTTGCAACACTGATTTATATCGGTTTTCAGCTTAGTGCTGACTTGGCACATGTACCGCCTTTAAGTTTATATTCAGTTATTCTTTTATCGACGGCACTTTTCATTGCTTTAGGCTTTGAATTTGTAAATGGTTTTCACGATACGGCGAACGCTGTAGCGACGGTTATTTATACCAATGCATTGCCTGCTCCAGCAGCAGTGATGTGGGCTGGTTTCTGTAACTTCCTTGGGGTTATGGTGGCGAGTGGCGCAGTAGCGTACGGTATTATTGCATTGCTCCCAGTAGAAATGATCATGAATGTCGGCAGTGGTGCTGGCTTTGCGATGGTTTTTGCACTATTAATCGCGGCAATCCTATGGAATTTAGGAACGTGGTTTTTGGGGATTCCTGCATCAAGTTCACATACCTTAATCGGTTCGATTTTGGGTGTGGGCATTATGAACCATATCTTGAATGCTTCAGCTGGTGCGACCAGTAGTGGTATCGATATGGATCAGGTGATTAAAGTAGGTAAGGCTTTACTATTCTCTCCATTGATTGGTTTTGCATTTGCAGCGATTCTCTTCTTATTGGTGAAGAAAGTATTTAAACGCCAAATGGAGCTGTTTCAGCCACCAGAAGGCAATAAGCCACCACCACCACTGATTCGTGCAATCTTAATTTTTACCTGTACGGGTGTAAGTTTTGCGCACGGTTCAAACGATGGTCAAAAAGGCATGGGCCTGATCATGTTGATCTTAATCGGCTTGGTTCCATTGGCTTATTCATTGAATAAAAACCTGGATGCACAGCATTTACAGTCTTTTGAACAGCTCTCTGCAAAAACGGCGACGGTTTTAAATGTCAATCAGAACGAGTTGACTGATGAAAAGGCGCGTGAAGTATTAACGAAATATATCCAAACTAAAGAACAAACGGCTGAAGTTGTGCCTGCGCTAGCAAGTATGACTGAGCACTTGGGTACACGTGTTGCTGGCTATGGCGATCTTAAGGCGATTCCTGAAGCTGCTGTTAGCGAAATCCGCAACGACATGTATTTAAGTACCACGACGTTCAAACGTTTAGATAAAGCGGAAGCTTTACCAGAAATGGATAAAGACCAAGCTAAAGTTGTTAAAGAATATCGTAGTAGCCTAGATTCGTTCCTTCAATATATTCCAAACTGGGTGAAAGTTGCAGTTGCACTAGCACTTGGCTTAGGTACGATGGTGGGTTGGAAGCGTATTGTGGTAACTGTTGGTGAGCGTATTGGTAAGAACCACATGACTTATGGTCAAGGGATGTCTGCTGAGCTTGTAGCAATGAGTACAATTGCAGCAGCGGACGGTCTGGGTATGCCAGTATCAACCACACACGTGTTAAACAGTGCGGTTGCGGGTACGATGGTTGCCAATAAGTCAGGTTTGAACTTCGCTACAGTGAAGACGATTCTTTCTGCTTGGATCTTTACTTTACCAGCGACAATTACATTATCTGGTGGTTTGTACTGGTTATTCCTACAGTTCGTTTCATAA